In the Sus scrofa isolate TJ Tabasco breed Duroc chromosome 7, Sscrofa11.1, whole genome shotgun sequence genome, one interval contains:
- the PPP1R3G gene encoding protein phosphatase 1 regulatory subunit 3G yields the protein MEPRGMELLSLEALGPVPFEDTPPAGEPPAPGVLSTDGGGDGGGTSKVPNPDAEPPFLQEEAALREQEELLESRRRRRARSFSLPADPILQAAKFLQQQPPPAPGTGSEGSERAEGALRSPGSCCAKCKKRVQFADALGLSLASVKHFSETEEPQVPPAVLSRFRSFPARAEDLEQLPSLLAAAAAAAPLPAPPPRLQPLFELPEPSAVAERLRRQRVCLERVHCSEPGGVEVTGSGRVLGCPGPRAVAVRYTFTEWRSFLDVPAELRPEPGEPPPLAPSRGPGDAEDEPGAERFHFALCLPPGLLPKEGEDADAPGVAVHFAVCYRCAQGEYWDNNAGANYTLRYVRPADAL from the coding sequence ATGGAGCCCCGGGGGATGGAGCTGCTAAGTTTGGAGGCTCTGGGACCTGTGCCTTTTGAAGACACCCCGCCAGCCGGGGAGCCGCCTGCCCCGGGGGTCCTCAGCACGGACGGTGGCGGGGACGGCGGCGGCACGTCGAAGGTCCCGAACCCCGACGCCGAGCCCCCGTTCCTTCAGGAAGAGGCTGCCCTCCGGGAACAGGAGGAGCTGCTGGAGAGCCGTCGCCGCCGCCGCGCGCGCTCCTTCTCTCTGCCCGCCGACCCGATCCTGCAGGCGGCCAAGTTCCTgcagcagcagccgccgccgGCCCCGGGGACGGGCTCAGAGGGCAGCGAGAGGGCCGAGGGTGCGCTGCGCAGCCCGGGCAGCTGCTGCGCCAAGTGCAAGAAACGGGTGCAGTTCGCGGACGCGCTGGGGCTGAGCCTGGCCAGCGTGAAGCACTTCAGCGAGACTGAGGAGCCGCAGGTGCCACCCGCCGTGCTCTCCCGCTTCCGCAGTTTCCCAGCGCGCGCAGAGGACCTGGAGCAACTTCCGAGCCTCctggccgcggcggcggcggccgcgccCCTGCCGGCGCCGCCTCCCCGGCTGCAGCCTCTCTTCGAGCTTCCCGAACCGAGCGCCGTGGCCGAGCGCCTGCGGCGGCAGCGCGTGTGCCTAGAACGCGTGCACTGCTCGGAGCCCGGGGGCGTCGAGGTGACCGGCTCCGGCCGGGTGCTGGGCTGCCCTGGGCCGCGCGCCGTGGCTGTGCGCTACACCTTCACCGAGTGGCGCTCCTTCCTGGACGTGCCGGCCGAGCTGAGGCCGGAGCCGGGGGAGCCTCCGCCGTTGGCGCCGTCGCGGGGGCCCGGGGACGCCGAGGACGAGCCCGGCGCCGAACGCTTCCACTTCGCGCTGTGCCTGCCCCCGGGCCTGCTGCCCAAGGAGGGGGAGGACGCGGACGCGCCGGGCGTCGCCGTCCACTTCGCCGTGTGCTACCGCTGCGCCCAGGGCGAGTACTGGGACAACAATGCGGGGGCCAACTACACGCTGCGCTACGTGCGCCCCGCTGATGCGCTCTGA